The Tautonia rosea genome includes a window with the following:
- a CDS encoding S1C family serine protease: MLPRTLPVILAVSWLLLGVPSDGAALQDVERVVLNDGYQIVGKVLAEKPDALFLDVGYDVIKVPRDQILRRGAPEETAPESLNVAGDATSPSDGFFEVRLLRPRPVNELVNQFGEAVVSIETPSGIGSGFIINPDGFAVTNNHVIEGETRISAILYQRTSSGWRRRKIDDVQIVAVNPFLDLALLKLPAQEGLKLEHVVLGTLDDLDAGDGTFAVGNPLGLERSVSQGILSTLNRNFEGLVYLQTDAAINPGNSGGPLFNLRGEVIGVTNMKASQGDNLGFAIPINYLKDFLKNRDAFAYDKENPNSGYRYLDPPRRRRAETFAEAKQGSVEAGSPDRESRE, encoded by the coding sequence ATGCTGCCAAGAACGTTGCCCGTGATTCTGGCGGTGAGCTGGCTGCTTCTGGGGGTTCCGTCGGACGGAGCCGCGCTTCAGGACGTGGAGCGCGTTGTGCTGAACGACGGCTACCAAATTGTCGGGAAGGTGCTGGCCGAAAAGCCTGATGCGTTGTTTCTCGATGTGGGTTACGACGTGATCAAGGTTCCTCGGGATCAAATCCTTCGGCGAGGGGCTCCTGAAGAGACCGCGCCCGAATCGCTGAACGTTGCGGGGGATGCGACGTCGCCGAGCGACGGGTTTTTCGAAGTTCGATTACTGCGACCTCGGCCGGTCAACGAACTGGTGAACCAGTTTGGTGAGGCGGTGGTCTCGATTGAGACCCCCTCGGGGATCGGCTCCGGGTTTATTATCAACCCAGACGGCTTTGCCGTGACCAATAATCATGTGATCGAAGGGGAAACGCGGATCTCGGCAATTCTCTATCAGCGCACGTCAAGCGGTTGGCGTCGTCGGAAGATTGATGACGTCCAGATTGTCGCGGTCAATCCGTTCCTCGATCTGGCCTTGTTAAAATTGCCGGCTCAGGAGGGATTGAAACTCGAACACGTTGTGCTGGGTACGCTCGATGACCTTGATGCCGGAGACGGGACCTTTGCGGTGGGAAACCCGCTGGGTTTGGAGCGGAGCGTCTCGCAGGGGATTCTCAGCACGTTGAACCGGAACTTCGAGGGCCTGGTGTATCTTCAGACCGACGCGGCCATCAATCCGGGGAATTCCGGAGGTCCGCTGTTTAATCTTCGAGGAGAGGTGATCGGCGTGACCAACATGAAGGCCTCGCAAGGGGATAATCTTGGGTTCGCCATTCCGATCAACTACCTCAAAGACTTCTTGAAGAACCGAGACGCGTTCGCGTACGACAAGGAGAATCCGAACAGCGGCTACCGCTATCTGGACCCGCCCCGCCGTCGCCGAGCCGAAACGTTCGCCGAAGCGAAGCAGGGGTCCGTCGAGGCGGGATCACCTGATCGAGAATCAAGGGAGTAG
- a CDS encoding Gfo/Idh/MocA family protein, whose amino-acid sequence MTGPKPSRRNFLRNSAVAAVGTASLTAVPNAFAAGTDSIRVGVVGCGGRGTGAAENICEAAGQDHNVTIHALGDVFEGQANLAADRLSKNSKVGEKFDVSPDRVFAGFDAYKDVIEACDLVILATPPGFRPLHIEAAVKAGKNIFTEKPVAVDGPGIRKVLAAAEEAKKKGLAVVAGTQRRHQTGYIESMEKIRSGEAIGDVITARVFWNQGNIWVRPRQPGMDDMAYQLHNWYHFLWLCGDHIVEQHVHNLDVARWAFGDMVPSSCVGMGGQQVNTDPGFGQSYDHFAVDYAFEDGRHVMSMCRQIDGCAKDVSEYIVGHKGTAHLMPGNYNLAGQRLRARGEVNPYVNEHINLLKSIAEGQPLNELERVAHSTLMAIMGRDSAYTGKELTWDEALNSTLDTFPTNLEWGARPEIIVPKPGITNYA is encoded by the coding sequence ATGACCGGACCCAAGCCCTCTCGCCGTAACTTCCTCCGGAACTCGGCCGTCGCCGCCGTCGGCACCGCCTCGCTCACCGCTGTTCCGAATGCCTTCGCCGCGGGGACCGACTCAATCCGGGTCGGCGTCGTCGGCTGCGGCGGTCGTGGCACCGGCGCCGCGGAAAACATCTGCGAAGCCGCCGGCCAGGACCACAACGTCACCATCCACGCCCTGGGCGACGTCTTCGAAGGCCAGGCCAACCTCGCCGCCGACCGCCTCTCGAAGAACTCGAAGGTCGGCGAGAAGTTCGACGTCAGCCCCGACCGCGTCTTCGCCGGGTTCGATGCCTACAAGGACGTGATCGAGGCCTGCGACCTGGTCATCCTCGCCACCCCTCCCGGCTTCCGACCTTTGCACATTGAAGCCGCCGTCAAGGCCGGCAAGAACATCTTCACCGAGAAGCCCGTCGCCGTTGACGGCCCCGGCATTCGCAAGGTCCTCGCCGCCGCCGAGGAGGCCAAGAAGAAAGGCCTCGCCGTCGTCGCCGGCACCCAGCGCCGCCACCAGACCGGCTACATCGAATCGATGGAGAAGATCCGATCCGGCGAGGCCATCGGCGACGTCATCACCGCCCGAGTCTTCTGGAATCAGGGGAACATCTGGGTCCGTCCCCGCCAGCCCGGCATGGACGACATGGCCTACCAGCTCCACAACTGGTACCACTTCCTCTGGCTTTGCGGAGACCACATCGTCGAGCAGCACGTCCACAACCTCGACGTCGCTCGCTGGGCCTTCGGCGACATGGTCCCCTCCTCCTGCGTCGGCATGGGAGGCCAGCAGGTCAACACCGACCCCGGCTTCGGCCAGTCGTACGACCACTTCGCCGTTGACTACGCCTTCGAGGACGGCCGCCACGTCATGAGCATGTGCCGCCAGATCGACGGCTGCGCCAAGGACGTCTCCGAGTACATCGTCGGCCACAAGGGCACCGCCCACCTTATGCCCGGCAACTACAACCTCGCCGGCCAGCGCCTCCGCGCCCGAGGGGAAGTGAACCCCTACGTCAACGAGCATATCAACCTGCTCAAGTCCATCGCCGAAGGGCAGCCCCTCAACGAACTCGAACGCGTCGCCCACAGCACCCTCATGGCCATCATGGGACGCGACTCCGCCTACACCGGCAAGGAGCTGACCTGGGACGAGGCCCTCAATTCCACCCTCGACACCTTCCCCACCAACCTCGAATGGGGCGCCCGCCCCGAGATCATCGTCCCCAAGCCGGGCATCACCAACTACGCCTGA
- a CDS encoding FAD:protein FMN transferase, producing the protein MSVGLLGMLLVVGSSLAVEDRGEAELDRFEFRETHMGSEFTILIYCNDGDLASSAARSAFARIAFLDETLSDYKVDSELMRLSDEAGGPPVPVSPELFEVLARSRALSEQTDGAFDATINPVVKLWRRARRNRELPSRSQLEEALGRIGWQGLELDAEARTVRLARPGMRLDVGGIAKGYASDAALAVLRDSGITRALVAGAGDIVVGDPPPGRSGWIIGIASIDAEEQGGARRFLSMRNQAVSTSGDAERFVEIDGVRYSHIVDPRTGLGLTGRSSVTVVARDGTTSDSLATALSVLGPQRGLELAEEAEGVEALIVAAEDGQNRYQVDQTSGFEAMLTERPDVEEPVTSLGPPES; encoded by the coding sequence ATGAGCGTGGGACTGCTCGGGATGCTCCTGGTTGTGGGATCAAGCCTGGCGGTTGAGGACCGCGGGGAGGCGGAACTCGATCGGTTCGAGTTCCGTGAGACCCACATGGGGAGCGAGTTCACGATTCTAATCTACTGCAACGATGGCGACCTCGCCAGCAGTGCGGCCCGATCGGCGTTTGCTCGGATCGCCTTCCTTGACGAGACGCTGAGCGACTACAAGGTCGACAGCGAATTGATGCGGCTGAGCGACGAGGCCGGCGGGCCTCCCGTGCCCGTGAGCCCGGAACTCTTTGAGGTGCTGGCGCGGTCTCGGGCGCTCTCGGAGCAGACCGATGGGGCGTTTGACGCGACGATCAACCCGGTGGTGAAGCTCTGGAGGCGAGCGAGGAGGAACCGGGAATTACCGAGCCGATCGCAGCTTGAGGAGGCGCTGGGGAGGATCGGCTGGCAAGGGCTGGAACTGGACGCCGAGGCGAGAACCGTCCGCCTGGCCCGGCCAGGGATGCGGCTCGACGTGGGGGGGATCGCCAAGGGATATGCGAGCGATGCGGCCCTGGCGGTGCTGAGGGATTCGGGAATCACCCGGGCGCTGGTGGCCGGAGCAGGGGACATCGTGGTGGGTGATCCGCCTCCGGGGCGATCGGGCTGGATCATCGGGATCGCGTCGATCGACGCTGAGGAGCAGGGGGGGGCGAGGCGATTTCTCTCGATGCGGAATCAGGCGGTCTCGACCTCCGGGGATGCCGAACGGTTTGTCGAGATCGACGGAGTTCGCTACTCGCACATTGTTGATCCGAGGACGGGACTGGGCCTGACCGGCCGGAGTAGTGTCACCGTAGTGGCACGGGACGGGACGACTTCGGATAGTTTGGCGACGGCCCTTTCGGTGCTGGGTCCGCAGCGTGGTCTTGAGCTGGCGGAGGAGGCGGAAGGGGTTGAGGCGTTGATCGTTGCAGCCGAGGACGGCCAGAATCGGTATCAGGTTGACCAGACCTCGGGATTCGAGGCGATGCTCACGGAGCGTCCCGACGTGGAGGAACCGGTCACGAGCCTGGGACCGCCGGAGTCTTGA
- a CDS encoding formylglycine-generating enzyme family protein, with product MIIPLSHGRTGILAVACALLVLPTASSWGQDPTTPEEMKPYTETIAGTDITFEMVPIPGGTFMMGSPDDEADRTEHEGPQHPVTIAPFWMGKHEVTWDEYDEFAFSFDLRRKEREGVDRDAQPEGERNADAITRPTPPYADETFGLGREGQPVICITLHAAMEYCRWLSEKTGHTYRLPTEAEWEYAARAGTETAFHFGDDPAELEEYDWFFENCEGPQPVGQLKPNPWGLYDIHGNVAEWVLDHYIEDLYSQRSQDSPTVRPVVVPDAFEYPYIARGGSWDFDAYDCRSASRHVSNPDWSVQDPQRPQSIWWHTDATFVGFRIVRAFEEQPELIDFKSPIIKGKGPKPDDTQ from the coding sequence ATGATCATCCCGCTGTCGCACGGCAGGACTGGTATTCTTGCCGTCGCATGCGCCTTGCTGGTCCTTCCCACCGCCTCCTCCTGGGGGCAGGACCCCACGACCCCGGAGGAAATGAAGCCCTACACGGAGACGATCGCCGGGACCGACATCACCTTCGAGATGGTCCCGATCCCCGGCGGCACCTTCATGATGGGCAGCCCCGACGACGAGGCCGACCGCACCGAGCATGAAGGCCCCCAGCACCCCGTCACCATCGCCCCCTTCTGGATGGGCAAGCACGAGGTCACCTGGGACGAGTACGACGAGTTCGCCTTCAGCTTCGACCTCCGCCGCAAGGAACGCGAAGGCGTAGACCGCGACGCTCAGCCCGAGGGTGAACGCAACGCCGACGCCATCACCCGCCCCACCCCCCCCTACGCCGACGAAACCTTCGGCCTTGGCCGCGAAGGCCAGCCGGTCATCTGCATCACCCTCCACGCGGCCATGGAATACTGCCGGTGGCTCTCCGAGAAGACCGGCCACACCTACCGCCTCCCCACCGAGGCCGAGTGGGAATACGCCGCCCGCGCCGGCACCGAAACCGCCTTCCACTTCGGCGACGACCCGGCCGAGCTGGAAGAGTACGACTGGTTCTTCGAAAACTGCGAAGGCCCCCAGCCCGTCGGCCAGCTCAAGCCCAACCCCTGGGGCCTCTACGATATCCACGGCAACGTCGCCGAGTGGGTCCTGGACCACTACATCGAAGACCTCTATAGTCAGAGGTCGCAAGACTCTCCAACCGTCCGACCGGTGGTCGTGCCGGACGCGTTCGAGTATCCCTACATCGCTCGGGGAGGCTCGTGGGACTTCGACGCCTACGACTGCCGCAGCGCATCCCGGCACGTCTCCAATCCCGATTGGAGCGTCCAGGATCCGCAGCGCCCCCAGAGCATCTGGTGGCACACCGATGCCACCTTCGTCGGCTTCCGGATCGTCCGGGCCTTCGAGGAACAGCCCGAGCTGATCGACTTCAAGTCGCCAATCATCAAGGGCAAAGGCCCGAAGCCCGACGACACCCAGTAA
- a CDS encoding carbon-nitrogen hydrolase family protein, producing the protein METVRVAAVQMDVKLGDREGNLRAILDRIDTAAGAGARLVVFPECALSGYVFESRDEAMSAAEEIPGPSLGAIGARCAERDVFAVVGLLERDGERLFNACAMVGPKGVIASYRKNHLPFLGVDRFVDPGDRPFEVVEAAGLRLGMHICYDGSFPESGRVMTLLGAEVLLWPTNWPTRAEPTAEHFPIVRAMENAVYVMAVNRVGSERGFPFIGHSSIVDPNGQVLARGDGECEQILMAEIDPELARRKKIIRVPGLHEIDRIADRRPEYYGPIVSTLRS; encoded by the coding sequence ATGGAAACCGTGCGGGTGGCCGCGGTGCAGATGGATGTGAAACTGGGGGATCGGGAGGGGAATCTCCGGGCGATCCTCGACCGGATCGACACGGCCGCCGGGGCGGGGGCACGGCTGGTCGTCTTCCCTGAGTGTGCCCTGAGCGGTTATGTGTTCGAGTCGCGTGACGAGGCAATGTCGGCGGCCGAGGAAATTCCAGGGCCGAGCCTTGGGGCAATCGGGGCAAGATGTGCCGAGCGAGACGTCTTCGCCGTGGTCGGCCTGTTGGAGCGGGACGGAGAGCGGCTGTTTAATGCGTGCGCTATGGTGGGCCCGAAGGGGGTGATCGCGTCGTATCGGAAGAACCACCTGCCGTTTTTGGGAGTCGATCGGTTTGTCGATCCGGGAGATCGGCCGTTTGAGGTGGTTGAGGCGGCGGGGCTCCGGCTGGGTATGCACATTTGTTACGACGGCTCATTCCCAGAATCGGGGAGAGTGATGACCTTGCTCGGGGCGGAGGTGCTTCTCTGGCCGACGAACTGGCCGACGCGGGCGGAGCCGACGGCCGAGCATTTTCCGATCGTACGCGCGATGGAAAATGCAGTGTATGTGATGGCCGTGAATCGCGTGGGAAGCGAGCGAGGGTTCCCGTTCATCGGCCACAGCTCGATCGTCGATCCGAACGGGCAGGTGCTTGCCCGAGGGGATGGGGAGTGCGAACAGATCTTGATGGCGGAGATCGACCCGGAACTGGCGAGGAGGAAGAAAATCATCCGGGTGCCGGGCTTGCATGAGATTGACCGGATTGCCGACCGAAGACCGGAGTATTACGGGCCGATCGTCTCAACGCTTCGATCTTGA